The DNA sequence tactaaataaaataaaatttttaatttttttttgtctttctattATTACTgttaattaattttctattttttttactaaaaatgttAATTTTCTAGGATGTCTAATGTATTTCATCACAAATTACTGTCAGTTGgccaaatttataaaaatatttattttttaaattagtaataagtatgcaaaatatataaaaaaaaaaattagaaaaaaaaatctaacagGCATGTCAGTGTCGTCTATTGGATGTTAGTAATAATATTAAGGTGTTTGCTACAGTACGATGATAAATGCATACGTatcgatacgtttaaaatatggacaaataataataagacatgtggaatttattttccacgtcagcatttaattttttttttttaaatatatagtatatcaccacttttactaaaacaccattttaattaaataaaaataaaaaaacatttatttatttaattttataaaaatatttaaacatccttcttttatttgattagacaaaaatacccttttaaattaatgaaattttagaattcaattaatcctaattttatagtttcaaataattgaaacaacaaaacaaaaacatattaaaaaaataaaaaatcaaaattgtttTTCATCTGtgttaaacatattaaaataataacaaaccaaaattgttcttcatctgtGTTCAGAAACCTTCTCGTCTCTCTTCTCCTTAATCTCTCTCATCTGTCTCACTGTGCGTCGCATGCAAGACGCCATCGTTTTGGATTAAAATATGTCGTTTTGGTTCCCGCACGGATGACCTTCCTTCCCCTTACCTTCAGTCTTCATCCCAAACCCCCATCTTAACAGCTTCTCCCCAAATCAAAAAAGGAAGTTGAAACAGGAAACCCTAGCTTCTCCACCACTGCCGCAAGGACTGTCGCCGTCCGTCGCTCTCAGGCACTACCATCGTCGTCTGGTCGTCCatgcttcttcctccttcaagaatCGCAGCTTCTTCTTCCTCGAGCTCGGCGCGTCAGTTCCTGGTATTCATCTGCTCCATCGCGCTCCTGCTGCCGTCCGTCGGGCGCTCAGTCACCATCGTCTTCGTCTGGTCGTCGCAGATTCTTCCAACCCACCACCGTCTTCTGAGTTGTGTTCGTCGCCTGGCCTCTGTCTCCGTTACGATTCTGCCCCCCTCTTCTCAGACTGCTTAGAAGAAAAACCCATCTCCATTCCAGTTTCCTTCCTTCGAGTTCAGAGAGCAGAAGCTCAACCAAGAAAAAAACCTTAGACTTCGACGGTCAGTTCACTGCTAACTTCTTCTGCGTTTTTTATTTATGCCATGTTCAATGATTATTTGATTACTGAATATTTGAatgttttgtgttttaattttttattgaatgattatttgattactAATGAAGAGTGAAACAAATTGAttgattaattatcattaatgcaGGGAGTGATTAGTGAAGAAAAAGTGGATTCATTCAATGTGCCTTTGATATACCTTTCTGTTAAGGCTGTGAAGGAAATTCTTAGAAGATGTGATGAATGTTTCAGCATTGAGTGGATGGAAATATTGGAATTCAAGAACATAGTGTCATTGCCAACTGTGTAAATATTTGTTTCATGGTTCAGAGCTGCGCTGCAAGGGATGATTGAGAAACACTTTGGAGCAGAATTTCCCATGCTTTATCAGTTTACAGTTGTCAACTTCGTAATCCTACCCAAGTGGGTGCTTTTCTAAAGCTTGATATTTCAAGAAGATAATATCTGTTCCCTGAAGGAAATTGATGCAAAATCCATTTGTATATGACAGATCAAAGTTATTTTTGAGTTTCTTAAAAATGGATTTCAAGGGATCAGCAGCTCTCTAGATTTGTCCTTTGAGGATGATTCTGTTGCCGATGAGAAGATTCCTTTTTTAGCTTATCTTGCAAGCACTTTAAAAAATAGTTCTTATTTTCCATACGAGCCACCTGCCGGAAGCAAACATTTTCGCAATCTCATTGCAGGGTTTTTGAAGACTTATCACCATATTCCTGGCTCTTCTTGAGGATGGAATCCAGGTTCTTGTATATGCTGGAGAAGAAGATCTCATATGCAATTGGCTTGGTAAGCTTTTTGCAGCCAACTCAATTAATTTGAAGCTAAAGTTGGTTGTGTCGGAAGGACAAAAAAAGAAGTGCAATGATCAATATTCTTAATGCTTTTGTTTCTCATTGCTCAGGGAATTCAAGGTGGGTTCATGCAATGGAGTGGTCAGGTCAAAAGGAGTTTGGAGCAGCTTCTACTGTCCCATTTTTTGTAGATGGCGCAGCAGCAGGGACTCTTAAAAGCCATGGACCTCTTGCGTTCCTCAAGGTTTGTGTTCAAGGGTGTGTTCTTGAGCTGACACTGTTATATCCACTTTTGATAACTTTATTTTGTGAAAAAACAGGTGAATGAAGCTGGGCACATGATTCCCATGGATCAACCAAAAGCTGCACTTCAGATGCTAACAAACTGGATGCAAGGGAAACTAACACCGAAAAAGAGTGGAGCTAATGTCTCTCCTAAATGATGGACTCAAAGCAAAAATAACAAGGCATAGCTTGTGATCATATTAACTTGTGGGCATGGCTCCATGCATAATATTTGGGATTGTCTAGCTTCTACTACTATCCCTGAAATTGTGCGCAAATCtgtatttgattttattcatttAGAAATAAATCTTTGAATAAATATGTTAGTTCAGCATGATGCCATGATCCTCAGTGAatgatctttttcttttctcttttactttGTCATGCCATTAACTGGCacagatattaaaaaaaaaaaggactaaAAATCACACACAAAGGCTGTATAATGAAATAGAGAGTTTTCAGTATGGAGACACCATCCAAACAAGTAAACTAAATGGAGCTAATATTTCTTTCTCATGAATCATGGCTAACATAAAATGAAAATAACTATCATTGATTTTCCACCTTCTTGTTAATTATGCCACTGTAAAATAATTTTCACTTAAAATTTTTACACAAAAAAATTGTGACTATGAACTAGTACGTGATGATGTGTAGTATTCTCTTAAAACCTTAATGATGGGCTGAAATGTAGAGCTCAAAGGAACAGCCGATGCAAGCCTTAGATGTCTAGCATTGCCATTGAGGGGCTTGGTTAGAGTCATAGTGAACATCTCTCCCTCCAGAATCTCATTTACAGTCACACCTGCAGATACAAACCAGGTTCAAAGCTGAATGCAGGACGCCAGGACCCAAAAGGGGGGGGGAGAAGGAATCTTTCACAGTATAAATTCTATATTCACGCTCTACATCATTGAGAGCTTGGATAATCCAAATTCCAAATGAAGGGGGTAGAAGATTACCATCATTGCTGCTTCCATCCTCAATTACTATGAATATCTCTATCAACCCTTTTAAAGTTCCAATCTACtaagaaaataatgaataaataaataaaatccaattaaAAAGGATATTATGATATGAGCAAATTAAAATAGAACAAGTAAAAGAATGAGTTTTGCACTtagttcattttttaatttactgAAGTTTTAGTTTATACATATTGTTGAActtattaatttctttgatttattAATAAACatgtcaacaaaaaaaaattatcttaggAATTTTGAAGGCCAATGCGTGCAAGTTAATGACTATTAGAACTTGGAAGATTTGTTCTTGATACTATGAAAGTAAATTACACAGCAATTTGCACAGATTACTGCTCTCCTTATTGAGAGACGAGTCCTCTACAAGATTCTACAAAATACATGGGGAGAAAAACAGATACCAATTCACACATACATAAATGAGCAAAAAATTTTCTTCTATTTCCGTGTAACATACAATTACAAGAAAAATAACTGAGCAAGTTTACATTGTAGCTGTTGAAGTAGGAGTATGAGAGTTGTCTTGTGTGATAATATGAATAACTTGAATGGCATTGAAATGGCTTGTTAATATTGTATCATCATATATGCTGCTCCAAATGGTAACTGGATCCATGTAGATCCCCAAGTATGAGATCAGTGGATTAGCTCTAGACTTGTCAATAACAAGCATCAAATGCTGAGATTTTACTTTTGGAAACAACAAAAGCCTCTGATATCCAATTGTGGTGCCATTTGTAACTCTCTTCCATACACCATCTTGTTGCAATGCCTCGAGGCGAAACTCACTCACTCTTTGTCCCATTTGAATAGGCTCTTGTAGTTGCAGAACATTAAAGGATACTAGTTCTTGAAGATCTATGTATAATATCCACCTTGATTGATACTCCTCTGGAGCCCAATAAGTGTATATGCCTTCTTTCAGAACATTGTAGGGACTAAACTGTGAATCACAAGTTCCTCAACTAAACATCAGTGTAAATGATTATATACACATTAAAAAGTAGAGAGCAATTCCAACATTGTCACTGAATTTTATACCTAATATGTTTCCTCACACGAGCACTTTAGACTAGAGTCATGCAAAAGACACATTCTAATATTACCATTCCATATTTTTTATAGGAAGAATGCAAACTACAATCAAAATTGTCGCCATTTTGGTCAAAAAGTGTCTGATCAAGTCAATTGCCCAATTTAAGCATAAGTTCTCAAATAGTTTTATATCTAACTAACAAAATAAGTCCCATTAAACATATAGGATTCTAGTTAAAAATGATGATCAGCAATTTCACCTTATCATTTTGGCAGCACCAAACCCAAGACTAACATGAAACAAATCTGTCATGTATTTCTTCTGTACAAGCAGCTGAACCTCAGGATTGTTATATATAGCTGGAAGATATGCCTCACCCGCACCATGTCTGTGCTCATCCCAAAGAGCAGTGAATTTGTGATGGAAAAGATTCCAGGTATCTTCAATTGTCTTAAGAATCCACTCCTTGTACGCCTGCATAATGTAAATATCAGTATATATCAAACAATAAACAACACACTTTAGCCCCAGCAATCAACGGTCTTCACAATTATTACTAAATGCACAACTATAACAAATCCCAACTTGTCATTGATGCTGCAGTCCTAAGCAATAACATTACCAGAGCCACAAGTCCAGCAAAATGAAGAGAAAtaatacagcaaaagaaaatgATAGTTATAATTGGCATCCTACCAAGTCTTGTTTTATAACTACAGCTCATATTTCTGTAAACTATCTCTACGACTTCTTGGATTTCACATGATATAAATCTGATAGCTCACCAATGTGCACATGCACACCAGAAAATTCTTCTCTTCATTAGTATAATAAGGCAAAGTCACTAGCACTACACAAACAAGACAAGGCAGGACAAAACAACAGAACAGTCCAAGGTATTTCAAAACTGTAAAAATGCACAGATTTGCCCTCCGAAAAGAACCAAAGAGAATCAAAAGCGTTTAAATTAGATTATGCAGAATAGGGGTGTGTatgcttgtgtgtttttctgtttcattccttcttttttttctgaTAAAAAACTTTGGACTATGCTAAGTGCAGAAGTCACAAAGAGCCACAAGAGTACACAACCAATATACATAAAGAAGGAAACCTACTTTTTGATCATTTGCTTGATCTGCATGTCCATCTTGAGAAAAGTAAGCCAGAATCAAATTTCCCAGGAATGCTCCAATATCAAAACCCATTGGTCCATAAAATGCAAATTCTGGATCAATAACTTGTGTTGATTCACGAGTAACCATAACAGAACCAGTATGTAGATCTCCATGTATTAGAGCCTGGGCCCTCTCACAGAACTTACAAAAATGTACATTCTTATAAAGTATAAAAAGCCTAACATCACAATTGCTACACATAATGTAGTAAAAGAAGTGTGTTGGTCATAATACTTGGATTTCAGCTCAGCAACTTCAAGCTTCAGCAGATTGTCTTCCCGAACAGCCTCAGCATCACGATTGAGATAAGGGGAAGTCCAACGATTATATTGAGAAACTTTATAAGGGTCAGAGAACATGACCTGCTCAGTGAGTCTGCATAACTCCACATTACCACAATATTCGGCAACTGCATGGAGCCAGCATGAATTCAGCTTAAGGCAACATCAATATGCAACAACGTTCCTCATACTCACAAGTAGAATATCAGTTTATCACTTATCACTCATTTTCAAATGGAGAATAAACTACAGAGGTAAACTTCCACAAGCACAAATAACTGAATAAGCAAAGCACACGCAACCAAACGAGGGAAgggaaatattttttctaatgcaaaactgaaataaaataacCAGTTTTAGCTCAATCAACTTTGAAGCAGAGTAATAGATTGATAAAGGTGATACTATCAATCAGTGAAGACAAATAAACAATCTTCTTATTTCTCCGATTAACAAATATATCGAATTGTCCAAAAAATGAGTTTGAGGAGTGTgaattaatcaacaattgctaaAGAAAAGAGTAACAACGGGAAAGCTCACACATACCATCCCTTTTGTGCTCGGAAGTTGTACGGAAAAGGAGAGAAGTGAAAAAGAGTGTCTTGGCCATGAAATCAGCCATGTGCTCTGTAAGCAAAGGGTACTGAATTCCAGCTATCGACCCTTTTCTTAATATTATATGTGGCGGTTCCAAGTAACGTATGCCGATCAATGACATTGTACGGTTGACGATCaagatttctgctagtaaagaaattcacaaatataatcgcgttgtaagtatagtttctaaaccagcaaagaatcttttcgtacaaaagtttggttgtcacaagtaacaaaacccaataaaatttataaccgaaatatttaaacctcgggttgtctctcaagaaattgcagggaagtatgatttattattggttatagacaAAGgtgtattttttggtttttgaaatagggaacaaataatttaaatggcaagaaaaataaatcaataattataaaaacttttggcaaggtataagaactggaaatcccatcctagttatccttatcagatgtgataaGAATTgttgttgctcccacttagttaacccttactaaataaaggaaagtcaagtggactaattaacttgattcctcaagtcctagtcaactcctatggaaagactagttttagagggatccaaatcaatcagcaatttccaattctcaatcaaccgttgagtttgacaactcaagtgtcaccaattacttaaccaaagacaaaagagaaaaatctaaattatttatataataaatgaaagaaaacaatcttaagtctgaaatacctcaaattgtattaaatagaatattcaaatctaacatgaagagtttataagccaatttggcaacataagtaattaacaagtaaaagcattagagtaaataaaagtagaagaaaacataaattaaaggaacattgaacctggaattggagAAAatgaaggaatcctaatcctaaaatctaagagaaatcctaatcctaaatcctaagagagaggagagagcctctctctctctaaaactacatctaaacctaaaattatgaattatgaatgttgtattaaTTTTTGctttgattcccccattctctggcttctattctgtgtttctgggcttggatttggaccgaaaaagggcccagaaatcgccgggGGCAACTTCTGCAATTTTttgcacgtggcgtccgtcacgcgtgcgcgtgggtcacacgtgcgcgtcatctggagtttttccttgtcacgcgtacgcgtcagtcacgcgtacgcgtcgcttgtgctttttgcttggcgcgcgtttgcgtcgtccatgcgtgcgcgacGCTGCCATTTCtttaaaaactccattttgtgctttccttccctttttgcatgttttctttctgtcctctaagccatccctgccctataaagcctggaaatacttaacacacagatcacggcatcgaatggtaataaaggataattaaaattaatattttcaaggcataggaaacatgttttcacatatatcatataataaggaaggaattgtaaaaccatgcaaattatatgaataagtgggtgaagaattgataaaaacactcaattgagcacaagatgaatcataaaatagtggtttatcaacctccccacacttaaacattagcatgtcctcatgcttaattcaAGAGGAAAGAATGAAGGTAGAAtagtggaatcttatgcaatgtaatctattctaaatgcaagctacctaaatgaatcatgcaattctaattactattcacttatatatataaagcttacatgtggcTAAGttgattcatattttcaaggaatcatatatgtataACTAAGGCCAAACCACattaaaacacattcacaattgagttgagttaaaagagttcacaaacttgcaagataactAATAATTAAGCATGGATATATGGAATTGagccattgaaccctcactggatttgtgtttactctctaatcactcagtgtttggggctaatcactctattcttttctagtcatgctttctaaaactttgttcttcatctaaccaatcaacaaatatttaatgtatacatacaaacatcatgaggtctttttcaaagttgtaatggggcttaaGGTAAAGGTGatggtatatatataaggctaagtgagctataaattgaatccttgattagtctaagatctcacctaacatatacatactctatataatttagaaattttgcctagctacccaatttttccacttttgtattacatactcatgcaccaatttttttttattttgtcccatgtgcattgattcttctATCAACTTAAttttgcattggggtaattttgtccccttatttaaattacttaaattattattattattattttctttttttttttgaaatataaagacaatatatcaatgcacatggtattttaattattttgatttcacatgagcatataCCCAAACTTCAAATAATTTGATCAACTTAATACATTtttcctatcatcccatgttcccataaatttccccacacttagttgatacacaatctctatcttaagctaaccaaggattcaacttggaatttttaatttatttttctgcttaaggctagtaatgtggttatagaacagaataaatgaggattaaaaggctcaagggggctaacaagggtgacgtaaaaggtaggcttatttgggataagtgagcaaaaatttaaatgatggcctcaatcacatgcaagtatgtaaatatattctatattggacgtatagactgaaacaaagtaaagattgcaagcatagaaaagaagggcGAAACAAACAGGAATACAATTTATGGTtgaatgtaaccatgcaattaagctcaaaaactcacggattgtgtgttctttggctcagaaactatatatcagttatgtatatcatgcaagtagaaatcaagggttcccattcaactcaatgtgaatcttagaaTGGCTCTTATAAAATTgagtatttttcttaaaaaatattgtcaattaaccaacatttattgctatatatatagtgtgtggattgttgtgattctgttacactaaagtttctagtttactctttttattttcaattaaaccaaattattatatgctaaaagggtaaactaaactaatgaatctatattttctatatcacaactagtAAGCTAAAAGTGAAaattaagctaaatatctaagatatatacagtcCAAAGTACAAAATgtagaaataaagtaaaaatacagcaaaagaaaaatgtgcaagtactgaaagacaaataagataagataaaataaagtaaaaatatagaaaataagcaaaataagatagaagagtctaaaagtagttcaccaaaaagattcgccagagatggcgacctccccacacttaaataatagcatcgtcttCGATGGtcaatcaagctgggtgtgaagaagtgtcatctccgaAAAGATGTGCTGCTGGTGTCTCGGTGGTGGGCTGAGGTACATAGATTGAActcagagagatggtggtggtgtgGTAGTGGTGGTTGCGACGCAGCGGCGCTAGAAGGTGGCACGGCGATGGTTCTGGATGGAGGCAGGGCGGCGGTTCAGTGGTTGGGGAAGAGAGAGGGGTATGGAGGGGAGAAGATGAGAAGGGGGCGAGGAGGGGGGGCTGTGGGGGTCGTGGTGGCCGGCGGTTCTAGTGAGGTGGCGCGGTGGTGGGTCGGTGATGGGGTGGGGCAGTTTAGGCTGTGGTGGTTGCAGAAGAGGGAGAAGAGAGGGCTGTAAGGGAGGAGATGGTGGGAAAAATTGGGACTCAAAAGGGGTTAGGGTTCCGCGTCGAAGGGGGTAagtggattcaaatccacgcgaaCACGTGGGTCACGCGAACACGTGGTTGAAGCGGAGAAgtaatgacgcggacgcgtcattgacgcgaacgcgtgagtgaGGGGTAATgaaaaggacgcgtacgcgtcgagcacgcgtacgcgttgctcagaattgtgctaaacgcacaattccaatGTTGTTTTGGCACAACTCTTTGTTTCAATTGAGGGGGCAATAATttccatgcgacgcgtacgcgtcgcccacgctttcgcgtggtgtgtgtgaagtgaaagtgacgcgttcacgtcattgatgcgaacgcgtggcccaAATTGTGCCTAACACATACCAGCTGCaggattccagcccaactttctgggcattgGATTGTTACGTCGATCTTgagtcgacgcccacgcgtggtccATGTGCATGCGTGGGGTGCTTTATTTTTATATACAGAATGCAAAAAGCAATCctgatatggatgttatgaataattccaggttctataaaataaaatagaataaaataaaacttaaaaacaaacaaaacaaaataaaattagaattgaaaaagaaatgatcataccatggtgggttgtcttccagctagcacttttagttaaagtccttaagttggacatttggggagtcctttgttatggtggcttgtgcttgaactcatccaggaatctccaccaatgtttgtaattccaatggcctccggatcccaaactaggcacataaagccttTAAGCAAGTTAAAGCAGATGACTAGGTCCCAAGAGTgctgattgccagaatgaattccggggtcccagaccttacttttacacccatttttgtcttgatctgcatttttccagctgAGTGGTACGGAATTCAAATTCTCACTAAAATGACCAAACAgtttccgagacccattcaatcggactctacaccaatccttgcacctcaaattgaagtgtggaATCTTATTGGATCTTGCGTACCAACTCTGATTGCTAACCatttttctcttactcttaaagccacag is a window from the Arachis hypogaea cultivar Tifrunner chromosome 17, arahy.Tifrunner.gnm2.J5K5, whole genome shotgun sequence genome containing:
- the LOC112766029 gene encoding methylthioribose kinase 2-like translates to MVTRESTQVIDPEFAFYGPMGFDIGAFLGNLILAYFSQDGHADQANDQKAYKEWILKTIEDTWNLFHHKFTALWDEHRHGAGEAYLPAIYNNPEVQLLVQKKYMTDLFHVSLGFGAAKMISLVPTMF